From one Streptomyces sp. N50 genomic stretch:
- a CDS encoding nucleotidyltransferase family protein has protein sequence MGIIDSEPSNSETISPHLRRADIDLLIALSDPWMCQEDSERLREKLVERRGKIDWEWVVNQGVRHRILPLVGYNIKKFRLYRSALGDVELIPNHWVFTSVFEGNRRRNEELRAEFGRILEALNEAGVRYAVRKGPLLCERFFADPGARRTNDFDLLVTSTGAREVSAILADQGYKQGMLSTDGQVRPYKRSTQAFWGLHVNNALPFIKATTAPGVEAFLVDLCLSVLPGRDRRIVGSEEFLARAVPVVSCGVAAFALSPADELLDLCQHLYKEADASFYISAGRDIALSKFIDVASAVALADEGTLTTFVERAEHYDIVRNVYYAIAHTAEFYRDVVPTWLLDRLRPEGDLSYLDEHGHQEGNVRGWQSDFVERAFGPHRASAVKEGGSVPLA, from the coding sequence CATTGACAGCGAACCCTCCAATTCCGAGACCATATCTCCCCATCTACGCAGAGCGGACATAGATCTCCTCATCGCCCTGAGCGACCCCTGGATGTGTCAAGAGGACTCCGAGCGGTTACGAGAGAAGCTGGTGGAGCGCCGAGGCAAAATTGACTGGGAGTGGGTCGTCAATCAAGGAGTCCGGCACCGGATTCTTCCTCTGGTCGGCTACAACATCAAGAAATTTCGGCTCTACCGCTCCGCCCTCGGCGACGTTGAACTCATACCCAACCACTGGGTGTTCACGAGCGTTTTCGAAGGCAACCGCCGCCGAAACGAGGAGCTTCGTGCAGAATTCGGACGGATCCTGGAAGCACTCAACGAGGCTGGGGTTCGCTATGCAGTTCGGAAAGGGCCGTTGCTGTGTGAGCGCTTCTTTGCAGATCCGGGAGCTCGCCGCACAAACGATTTCGACCTGCTGGTGACATCTACCGGAGCCCGGGAGGTTTCGGCGATACTGGCGGATCAGGGATATAAGCAAGGCATGCTTTCCACGGATGGCCAGGTGAGGCCGTACAAGCGCTCCACTCAGGCTTTCTGGGGACTGCACGTCAACAACGCCCTTCCATTTATCAAAGCCACCACTGCACCCGGGGTGGAGGCGTTCCTCGTCGATCTATGTCTGTCCGTTCTCCCCGGGCGCGACCGGCGCATCGTCGGCTCAGAGGAGTTCCTTGCCCGTGCGGTTCCGGTGGTGTCCTGCGGCGTGGCCGCGTTTGCTCTGAGTCCGGCAGATGAACTCCTCGACCTGTGCCAGCATCTCTACAAGGAAGCCGACGCGAGTTTCTACATCTCTGCGGGGCGCGATATCGCGTTGTCTAAATTCATCGATGTCGCCAGCGCTGTCGCACTCGCTGACGAGGGCACCCTCACCACCTTCGTCGAGCGCGCCGAGCACTACGACATCGTGCGCAACGTCTATTACGCCATCGCCCACACGGCGGAGTTCTACCGGGACGTCGTCCCCACGTGGCTGCTGGATCGGCTTCGGCCCGAGGGCGACCTGTCGTATCTGGACGAGCACGGACATCAGGAAGGGAACGTCCGCGGTTGGCAGTCCGACTTCGTGGAACGGGCTTTCGGTCCTCACCGGGCCTCGGCGGTGAAGGAAGGTGGCAGCGTGCCTCTGGCTTGA